From Gemmatimonadales bacterium, a single genomic window includes:
- a CDS encoding ATP-dependent DNA helicase RecQ, which produces MTVLAWQMERATEVLRSRFGYPAFRTGQFRAVRAALAGRSALVVLPTGGGKSICYQVPALVLDGLTVVVSPLISLMQDQVQAALGRGISAAALTSAMTPAERQSVLQDVAGGGLKLLYVAPERLATGRLIGLLRAVRVSLLAVDEAHCVSEWGHDFRPAYRRLGIARLALGRPPTLALTATATRAVRDDIIDTLRLGTVERIVGSFDRPNLYFSVVKVRDDAERRRRLLAHLKPHRGAAIVYVPTRSGAEKWSRALLNAGVVAAPYHAGLEHSVRRSIQHEFLTGHLDCVVATSAFGMGIDKPDVRRVVHLGLSTSLEAYYQEAGRAGRDGRRARCEVLWTRGDLALQRRIVPDTRKLDPLIRYVMAFPCRRELLLAHFGEAVKRCRGCDRCARWRLLRLRSMRPV; this is translated from the coding sequence ATGACGGTGCTCGCGTGGCAAATGGAGCGCGCGACCGAGGTCCTGCGGTCGCGTTTCGGGTACCCGGCCTTTCGAACCGGGCAGTTCCGCGCCGTGCGAGCGGCGCTGGCCGGACGCAGCGCGCTGGTGGTTCTCCCGACCGGCGGCGGCAAGTCCATCTGCTACCAGGTGCCGGCGCTGGTGCTGGACGGACTCACCGTGGTCGTCTCTCCGCTCATCTCGCTCATGCAGGACCAGGTGCAGGCGGCGCTCGGGCGCGGGATCAGTGCCGCCGCGCTCACCAGCGCCATGACGCCGGCCGAGCGCCAAAGCGTTCTACAGGACGTCGCCGGCGGCGGGCTGAAGCTGCTCTACGTCGCGCCCGAGCGCCTCGCGACCGGTCGCCTCATCGGCCTCCTGAGGGCGGTTCGGGTGAGCCTGCTGGCGGTTGACGAGGCGCACTGCGTCTCGGAGTGGGGCCACGACTTCCGCCCGGCCTACCGGCGGCTCGGCATCGCGCGGCTCGCGCTGGGCCGGCCACCCACGCTCGCGCTCACGGCGACGGCCACCCGCGCAGTCCGCGACGACATCATCGACACGCTTCGGCTCGGCACGGTCGAACGGATCGTGGGGTCGTTCGATCGCCCCAACCTCTACTTCAGCGTCGTGAAGGTGCGGGACGACGCCGAGCGTCGCCGGCGGCTGCTCGCGCACCTGAAGCCGCACCGGGGGGCTGCCATCGTGTACGTGCCCACGCGGTCCGGTGCCGAGAAGTGGTCGCGGGCCCTGCTCAACGCCGGAGTGGTCGCGGCGCCATATCACGCCGGCCTCGAGCATTCGGTGCGGCGGAGCATCCAACATGAGTTCCTGACCGGCCACCTGGACTGCGTCGTCGCCACGTCGGCCTTCGGGATGGGCATCGACAAGCCGGACGTCCGTCGCGTCGTCCACCTTGGTCTCTCCACCAGTCTCGAGGCGTACTACCAGGAAGCGGGTCGGGCCGGCAGGGACGGGAGGCGAGCGCGCTGCGAAGTGTTGTGGACCAGGGGCGACCTCGCGCTGCAGCGACGGATCGTGCCCGACACCCGGAAGCTGGATCCGCTGATCCGCTATGTGATGGCCTTCCCGTGCCGGCGCGAACTGCTCCTGGCGCACTTCGGCGAGGCCGTGAAGCGCTGCCGCGGCTGCGACCGGTGCGCCCGGTGGCGCCTCCTCAGGCTGAGGAGCATGCGCCCGGTATAG
- a CDS encoding OB-fold domain-containing protein: protein MPSPRYWREIPTRYRLEAQRCRGCGTHIFPARRICPGCRGTDFERSALSLHGTVVTSTVVHVAPEDLAMQAPYAMAIVETPEKARLMVQVVDCDPATVTPGMAVALEFRRIRMEGRGGILCYGHKAVPAA from the coding sequence ATGCCGAGTCCGAGATACTGGCGGGAGATCCCGACGCGCTACCGGCTTGAGGCCCAGCGCTGCCGCGGCTGCGGAACGCACATCTTCCCGGCCCGCCGGATCTGTCCGGGATGCCGCGGCACGGATTTCGAGCGGAGCGCCCTGTCGCTCCACGGCACCGTCGTCACGTCCACCGTGGTCCACGTGGCGCCCGAGGACCTCGCGATGCAGGCCCCGTACGCCATGGCGATCGTCGAGACGCCCGAGAAGGCGCGCCTGATGGTCCAGGTGGTGGACTGCGATCCGGCGACCGTGACGCCCGGGATGGCCGTCGCGCTCGAGTTCAGGCGGATCCGGATGGAGGGGCGCGGGGGCATCCTCTGCTACGGCCACAAGGCGGTACCCGCGGCCTGA
- a CDS encoding thiolase domain-containing protein, with protein sequence MREVAIVAAGMTRFGELWRSSLRDLFVEAAAEAIAGAHIDRVDAIVVGNMSGGQFVGQEHLGPLMADHLGMAGTPAIRVESACASGGAALHVAFLEVASGACDLVLAAGVEKMTDGADVTAVLASAADQETEVYHGITFPGLYAMIARAHMEAYGTTEEDLSWVAVKNHRHGALNPKAQFRREVKLEEVMASTMVAEPLRLLHCSPVSDGAAAVLLCPLDQAKRYTDRPVRIRASALATAPMALAERKNPAVLDAVALSAERAYTMAGLGPDDIHVAEVHDCFTIAEICCIEALGFAERGCGRVAAREGLTALGGRIPVNTSGGLKAKGHPVGATGIAQAIEIFEQLRGEAGERQVADARIGLAQNMGGSGASSVVHILEGA encoded by the coding sequence ATGCGCGAAGTGGCGATTGTCGCGGCGGGCATGACCAGGTTCGGCGAGCTGTGGCGCTCGAGCCTCCGCGACCTGTTCGTGGAGGCCGCGGCGGAAGCGATCGCGGGCGCCCACATCGACCGGGTGGACGCGATCGTCGTGGGCAACATGTCCGGGGGCCAGTTCGTGGGCCAGGAGCATCTCGGGCCACTCATGGCCGACCACCTCGGGATGGCCGGCACGCCGGCCATCCGCGTGGAGTCCGCATGCGCCTCGGGGGGCGCGGCCCTGCACGTGGCGTTCCTCGAGGTCGCCTCCGGCGCGTGCGATCTCGTGCTCGCGGCCGGCGTCGAGAAGATGACCGACGGCGCGGACGTGACGGCCGTGCTCGCGAGCGCCGCGGACCAGGAGACCGAGGTCTATCACGGGATCACCTTCCCGGGCCTCTACGCGATGATCGCCCGCGCCCACATGGAGGCGTACGGCACCACCGAGGAAGACCTGTCCTGGGTCGCGGTCAAGAACCACCGCCACGGCGCGCTGAATCCGAAGGCGCAGTTCCGCCGTGAGGTGAAGCTGGAGGAGGTGATGGCCTCGACGATGGTGGCGGAGCCGCTGCGGCTGCTCCACTGCTCGCCCGTGAGCGACGGCGCGGCCGCCGTGCTGCTGTGCCCGCTGGACCAGGCCAAGCGCTACACGGACCGGCCGGTGCGGATCCGGGCCAGCGCCCTGGCCACGGCGCCGATGGCGCTGGCAGAGCGGAAGAACCCGGCCGTTCTGGACGCCGTGGCGCTGTCGGCCGAGCGGGCGTACACGATGGCGGGCCTGGGACCCGACGACATCCACGTCGCCGAGGTGCACGACTGCTTCACCATCGCGGAAATCTGCTGCATCGAGGCGCTGGGCTTCGCCGAACGGGGATGCGGCCGGGTGGCAGCTCGGGAGGGGCTCACCGCGCTGGGTGGCCGCATCCCCGTCAACACCAGCGGCGGTCTCAAGGCGAAAGGGCACCCGGTAGGCGCCACCGGTATCGCGCAAGCGATCGAGATCTTCGAGCAGCTGCGCGGCGAGGCGGGCGAGCGCCAGGTTGCCGATGCCCGCATCGGTCTCGCGCAGAACATGGGTGGCTCGGGCGCCAGCTCGGTCGTCCACATCCTCGAGGGGGCCTGA
- a CDS encoding acyclic terpene utilization AtuA family protein codes for MTRTIRIASGQGFWGDWLEAPVRQVEGGPIDYLMMDYLAEVTMSIMQKQKERDPRMGYARDVVPLLARILPKVVERNIRVTTNAGGVNPAGCAEAILESARKLGLAGKLRVGVVSGDDILGRLDDFLARGIGLHHMDTGRPLAEVRDKVLSANAYLGAWPVAEALKQGAHVVITGRVTDTGLTLAPMIHEFGWKRDAWNLMAAGTIAGHILECGAQCSGGNYLAGWPATPNLEDIGYPIVDAHPDGTFEITKHPGTGGAITVASVAEQLVYEMGDPRAYITPDCVADFTSIRLEQAGHDRVRVSGIEGRPETDLLKVSIAYRHGYKAVGTLVYAWPDAYAKAREADRVLRARLDRLGLKFEGRLTEFVGVNATHGLLAGEPSPDIAEVQLRFGVRAEHKGPVERFTRELAPLILNGPPSVTGFAGGRPKVEEIVAYWPALVPKGEIRPEVRVFTA; via the coding sequence ATGACGCGCACCATCCGCATCGCGTCCGGCCAGGGCTTCTGGGGTGACTGGCTGGAGGCCCCGGTGCGTCAGGTCGAGGGCGGGCCCATCGACTACCTGATGATGGACTACCTCGCCGAAGTGACGATGTCCATCATGCAGAAGCAAAAGGAACGCGACCCCAGGATGGGGTACGCGCGCGACGTGGTGCCGTTGCTCGCGCGGATCCTCCCCAAGGTGGTGGAGCGCAACATCCGCGTGACGACGAACGCCGGCGGCGTGAACCCCGCGGGGTGCGCCGAGGCGATCCTCGAGAGCGCGCGCAAGCTTGGCCTCGCGGGCAAGCTCAGGGTCGGCGTCGTCAGCGGCGACGACATCCTCGGCCGGCTCGACGACTTTCTCGCGCGCGGCATCGGGCTGCATCACATGGACACGGGCCGGCCATTGGCCGAGGTCCGCGACAAGGTGCTGTCGGCCAACGCGTACCTCGGCGCCTGGCCGGTGGCCGAGGCGCTGAAACAGGGCGCGCACGTCGTCATCACCGGGCGCGTCACCGACACCGGCCTCACCCTCGCGCCGATGATCCACGAGTTCGGCTGGAAGCGCGATGCCTGGAACCTCATGGCCGCGGGCACGATCGCCGGGCACATCCTCGAGTGCGGCGCCCAGTGTTCGGGCGGCAACTACCTCGCCGGCTGGCCGGCGACCCCCAATCTCGAAGACATCGGCTATCCGATCGTCGACGCGCACCCGGATGGCACATTCGAGATCACCAAGCACCCGGGCACCGGCGGCGCGATTACCGTGGCGAGCGTCGCCGAGCAGCTGGTCTACGAGATGGGCGACCCCCGCGCCTACATCACGCCGGACTGCGTCGCCGACTTCACGAGCATCCGCCTGGAGCAGGCGGGGCACGACCGGGTGCGCGTGTCCGGCATCGAAGGCCGTCCGGAGACCGACCTGCTCAAGGTCTCGATCGCCTACCGGCACGGCTACAAGGCGGTTGGCACGCTCGTGTACGCCTGGCCCGACGCCTACGCCAAGGCGCGGGAGGCCGACCGCGTGCTCCGGGCGCGGCTCGACCGGCTCGGCCTGAAGTTCGAGGGGCGGCTGACCGAGTTCGTGGGCGTCAACGCCACGCACGGGCTGCTCGCGGGCGAGCCCTCGCCCGACATCGCCGAGGTGCAACTGCGCTTCGGCGTGCGCGCCGAGCACAAGGGTCCGGTCGAGCGGTTCACGCGCGAGCTGGCGCCGCTCATCCTGAACGGCCCGCCGAGCGTGACGGGCTTCGCGGGCGGCCGGCCCAAGGTGGAGGAGATCGTCGCGTACTGGCCGGCGCTCGTGCCCAAGGGCGAGATTCGTCCGGAAGTCCGGGTTTTCACAGCGTGA
- a CDS encoding enoyl-CoA hydratase/isomerase family protein, with amino-acid sequence MTGAQGHGGTGAQEKRVLMDRASGVATLTLNRPDKKNAIDRRMIAELKTAIETVDLAADVRIVAIRGAGKDFCAGLDLNELLESADLTLAENEQRAWDLGEVFVRLRQMPKVVVAVVEGRCLAGGCGLATACDLVFAKAGAQFGYPEINRGFVPAMVMTMLRRLVGEKVAFDLAATGRLVDAAEAERVGIVSRVFPADGFDAEVERQLGQLAALSATALALTKQQFYQLDGLSLVDGIKLGAKVNAVARGTPDFRSAIASFLKK; translated from the coding sequence ATGACGGGGGCACAGGGGCACGGAGGCACAGGGGCACAGGAGAAGCGGGTCCTCATGGACCGCGCCAGCGGCGTAGCCACGCTGACGCTGAACCGTCCTGACAAGAAGAACGCCATCGACCGCCGCATGATCGCCGAGCTGAAGACGGCGATCGAGACGGTGGACCTCGCGGCGGACGTGCGTATCGTGGCGATCCGCGGGGCGGGGAAGGATTTCTGCGCCGGCCTCGACCTCAACGAGCTGCTCGAGTCCGCGGACCTCACCCTCGCTGAGAACGAGCAGCGCGCCTGGGACCTGGGCGAGGTCTTCGTCAGGCTGAGACAGATGCCCAAGGTCGTCGTTGCGGTAGTGGAGGGGCGGTGCCTCGCCGGCGGCTGCGGGCTCGCCACCGCGTGCGACCTCGTCTTCGCGAAGGCCGGCGCGCAGTTCGGCTACCCGGAGATCAATCGCGGGTTCGTGCCCGCCATGGTGATGACCATGCTGCGGCGCCTGGTCGGCGAGAAGGTCGCGTTCGACCTCGCGGCGACGGGACGCCTCGTGGACGCGGCGGAGGCTGAGCGGGTGGGGATCGTGTCCCGCGTCTTTCCCGCCGACGGGTTCGACGCGGAGGTCGAGCGACAACTCGGCCAGCTCGCCGCGCTCTCCGCCACGGCGCTGGCTCTCACCAAGCAACAGTTCTACCAGCTCGACGGTCTGAGCCTCGTGGACGGCATCAAGCTCGGCGCCAAGGTGAATGCAGTAGCGCGCGGGACGCCCGATTTCAGGAGCGCGATCGCGTCGTTTCTCAAGAAGTGA
- a CDS encoding hydroxymethylglutaryl-CoA synthase → MAGIVGYGAFVPRNRITTDEIARQWGKEPESIRRGLLLEEKSVPGQDEDTITISVAAGRAALARAGVAPGRVGALYIGSESHPYAVKPSGTVVAEALGIGPELHVADFEFACKAGTEAMFVALGLVESGRVEYALAIGADTSQGAPNDALEFSASAGGAAYLFGKSDLMADVRATYSYTTDTPDFWRREGEFYPRHGGRFTGEPAYFKHVTAATRAILERTGLKPADFRFAVFHMPNGKFPLSVGQTLGFTRKQLETGYLVPTMGNTYSGSSPTGLAAILDVADPGDLILITSFGSGAASDSFVLEAKPALAERRGRAPTVRSMLDGPRRYLTYGQYAKVRDKIILNE, encoded by the coding sequence ATGGCTGGCATCGTGGGGTACGGCGCGTTCGTTCCGCGCAACCGCATCACGACCGACGAGATCGCCCGGCAGTGGGGGAAGGAGCCCGAGTCCATCCGGCGCGGGTTACTCCTCGAGGAGAAATCGGTCCCCGGGCAGGACGAGGACACCATCACCATCTCGGTCGCGGCGGGACGCGCGGCGCTCGCGCGCGCTGGCGTCGCCCCCGGCCGGGTGGGCGCGCTGTACATCGGCTCGGAGTCGCACCCCTACGCGGTGAAGCCCAGCGGCACCGTCGTGGCCGAAGCGCTCGGCATCGGTCCCGAGCTCCACGTGGCCGACTTCGAGTTCGCCTGCAAGGCCGGGACCGAGGCGATGTTCGTCGCGCTCGGGCTCGTGGAGTCGGGTCGCGTCGAGTACGCGCTCGCGATCGGGGCGGACACCTCGCAGGGCGCGCCGAACGACGCGCTCGAGTTCTCCGCCTCGGCGGGCGGGGCCGCCTACCTCTTCGGGAAGAGCGACCTCATGGCCGACGTCCGCGCGACGTACAGCTACACGACGGACACACCGGACTTCTGGCGGCGCGAAGGCGAGTTCTACCCGCGGCACGGCGGGCGCTTCACCGGCGAGCCGGCGTACTTCAAGCACGTGACGGCGGCGACGCGGGCCATCCTTGAGCGGACCGGCCTCAAGCCCGCCGACTTCCGCTTCGCCGTGTTCCACATGCCGAACGGGAAGTTCCCGCTTTCCGTGGGTCAGACGCTCGGCTTCACCCGGAAGCAGCTGGAGACCGGGTACCTCGTCCCCACGATGGGCAACACGTACTCGGGCTCGTCGCCGACCGGCCTCGCGGCGATTCTCGACGTGGCCGATCCCGGCGATCTGATCCTGATCACGTCGTTCGGCTCCGGCGCGGCGAGCGACTCGTTCGTGCTGGAGGCGAAGCCGGCGCTGGCCGAGCGCCGCGGCCGCGCCCCGACGGTGCGCTCGATGCTCGATGGGCCGCGGCGCTACCTGACCTACGGCCAGTACGCGAAGGTCCGCGACAAGATCATCCTGAACGAATAG